A genome region from Streptomyces xanthophaeus includes the following:
- a CDS encoding DUF4139 domain-containing protein: MSTAPKPIALPVTAVTCLEDRAHIERAVVLDLEAGVQRLRLGPVSALAVDRTLHAELAAEHPATVLDVRIVRSWEPRGPLPSADEDSALRVRVHVLEEEQLALGQRRDRLHARLDVLGRLAADLLREIGEGAGSGETDGPRWAREMDRVDGERDTYGEQLRSVDARLAALAVELGETRQAMDRSETEPAELVGHIELTVDSAAAGPVRLRLSHLTPCALWRPAYRAVLDGDSLTLETDAMVWQRTGEDWSGVRLTLSTARSALATEPPRLDEDRLTLGDRTAAERRTVDVELREEEIGDLGPAAPVLGLPGVDDGGEARVLHSPVPVSVPGDGRAHRVPLSSYRTAASSEYACSPELSPLVTRVVSFDNRSGHALLAGPVDLVRGSGFSGRGTLDFTAPGAPVELAFGSCDDHRVVRHTEESRDSAGFTQRTVVTRTVRLHLSRFSAPGDHGERVVVVRERIPVSEVSAVEVRLRKEACSPAPDAVDSEGIARWDVALAPGGRRTVTLVYELSASSKVTGL, encoded by the coding sequence ATGTCCACGGCCCCGAAGCCGATCGCCCTTCCCGTCACCGCCGTCACCTGCCTGGAGGACCGCGCCCACATCGAGCGTGCCGTCGTACTGGACCTGGAGGCGGGGGTACAGCGGCTGCGGCTCGGTCCGGTCAGCGCGCTGGCCGTCGACCGCACCCTGCATGCCGAGCTGGCCGCCGAACACCCGGCCACCGTGCTCGACGTACGGATCGTCCGTAGCTGGGAGCCGCGCGGACCGCTCCCGTCAGCCGACGAGGATTCCGCCCTGCGCGTGCGCGTGCACGTCCTCGAAGAGGAGCAGCTCGCCCTGGGGCAGCGGCGCGATCGGCTGCACGCCCGGCTCGACGTGCTCGGCCGGCTCGCCGCCGATCTGCTGCGCGAGATCGGCGAGGGCGCCGGATCCGGGGAGACCGACGGGCCCCGCTGGGCCCGCGAGATGGACCGGGTGGACGGCGAACGCGATACGTACGGTGAGCAACTGCGCTCCGTCGACGCCCGGTTGGCCGCCCTCGCCGTCGAACTCGGGGAGACACGGCAGGCCATGGACCGCTCCGAGACCGAACCCGCCGAGCTGGTCGGTCATATCGAGCTGACCGTGGACAGCGCGGCCGCCGGTCCGGTCCGGCTGCGCCTGAGCCACCTCACGCCGTGCGCGCTGTGGCGGCCCGCCTACCGGGCCGTCCTGGACGGGGACTCGCTGACGCTGGAGACCGACGCGATGGTCTGGCAGCGCACCGGCGAGGACTGGTCCGGCGTACGTCTGACCCTGTCGACGGCCCGGTCGGCGCTGGCCACCGAGCCCCCACGGCTGGACGAGGACCGCCTCACGCTGGGTGACCGCACGGCGGCGGAGCGCCGCACGGTCGACGTCGAACTGCGCGAGGAGGAGATCGGGGACCTCGGTCCGGCGGCCCCGGTGCTCGGCCTGCCCGGGGTGGACGACGGGGGCGAGGCGCGGGTGCTGCACTCCCCCGTACCGGTCTCCGTACCCGGGGACGGCCGCGCCCACCGGGTGCCACTCTCCTCCTATCGCACGGCCGCGAGCAGCGAGTACGCCTGTTCCCCCGAGCTGTCCCCGCTGGTCACCCGGGTGGTGTCCTTCGACAACCGGTCCGGCCACGCGCTGCTGGCGGGTCCCGTTGACCTGGTCCGCGGCAGCGGGTTCAGCGGCCGCGGCACGCTGGATTTCACCGCCCCGGGCGCCCCGGTCGAGCTGGCCTTCGGCAGCTGCGACGACCACAGGGTGGTCCGGCACACCGAGGAGTCGCGCGACTCGGCCGGATTCACCCAGCGGACGGTGGTCACCCGCACGGTCCGGCTGCACCTGTCCCGGTTCTCCGCCCCCGGGGACCACGGCGAACGGGTGGTCGTCGTCCGGGAGCGGATCCCGGTCTCCGAGGTCTCGGCGGTGGAGGTGCGCCTGCGCAAGGAGGCCTGCTCGCCTGCGCCGGACGCGGTCGATTCCGAGGGCATCGCCCGCTGGGACGTCGCGCTCGCCCCGGGCGGCCGGCGGACGGTCACCCTGGTCTACGAGCTGTCGGCGAGCTCCAAGGTCACCGGGCTGTGA
- a CDS encoding TetR/AcrR family transcriptional regulator — protein sequence MTEGTKTPRERYRQQVREEVKEKAWQQIAGSGASALSLNAIAKQMGMSGPALYRYFANRDELITELIRDAYRSLADAFIDAAGGGAGRPGLAGLAQVLRRWALADPHRYFLVYGTPVPGYHAPPDVTAIASELMSVLLDACATPDTEPHAFEDHLAAHRTWAGSHPDAPPSALHLALTFWSRLHGVLSLELAGHFTGMGLDPALLFDAEVDRLARP from the coding sequence ATGACCGAAGGCACGAAGACCCCACGGGAGCGGTACCGGCAGCAGGTGCGTGAGGAGGTCAAGGAGAAGGCCTGGCAGCAGATCGCGGGCTCCGGCGCCTCCGCGCTCTCCCTCAACGCGATCGCCAAACAGATGGGCATGAGCGGGCCGGCGCTCTACCGGTACTTCGCCAACCGCGACGAGCTGATCACCGAACTCATCCGCGACGCCTACCGAAGCCTCGCCGACGCCTTCATCGACGCCGCCGGCGGGGGAGCGGGCCGGCCCGGCCTCGCCGGGCTGGCGCAGGTGCTGCGCCGCTGGGCCCTGGCGGACCCGCACCGCTACTTCCTCGTCTACGGCACCCCGGTGCCCGGATACCACGCGCCGCCGGACGTCACCGCGATCGCCTCGGAACTGATGTCCGTCCTGCTGGACGCCTGCGCCACCCCGGACACGGAGCCGCACGCCTTCGAGGACCACCTGGCCGCGCACCGCACATGGGCCGGCAGTCACCCCGACGCCCCGCCGTCGGCGCTGCACCTGGCCCTGACCTTCTGGAGCCGCCTGCACGGCGTGCTGTCACTGGAACTGGCGGGCCACTTCACCGGCATGGGCCTGGACCCGGCCCTGCTCTTCGACGCCGAGGTCGACCGCCTCGCGAGGCCCTGA